A stretch of DNA from Carya illinoinensis cultivar Pawnee chromosome 12, C.illinoinensisPawnee_v1, whole genome shotgun sequence:
attcgtggttccgtagcttttggtgcaggagatgaggttgaggaggaagaggctgagcccgaggatgcggctccgccgggttgctgatgttatctttttatttgtttaaaactgtatttgtggtatatgtaatattttatccatgtacgttttaaacagcttgtattatgttaaaaaaaaattctggtacttagttatgactttcttatccgctgcgtgtttctctgtacacttttgctgccttgcacacacttggcacccgacgataggatggtgatccgggttgtcaccatccggacgtctcgaattccccgtgttcgggcgtggggattttgggggcgtcacattgaaCACACAGAATGACTTGTTTTCCTTTCCAGAACATTAGGCGCTGCAGATAAAATCTCTGCAATTTCTGTTGACTTTTTGCTTGTTTTAGTCCCATATCGGTGAGATTAATGAGAATAGCAAAATTcatgagttataaataagaAGCTttgcctcttagtttaagtgcaccaattgaaagcttatctaataacttttaactttagttaaattcttctattaaccttttgtaaaaggggaagaggtgtaaagttaaagttttactagtgggatagctttgtgggtgtggtgaggagaaaaattatgtgattgtaacaatttttcacatagtgaattttcttctctgggtctggtggtttttctcctgttttggagtttccacgtaaatttcttatgttgttattatttctctatttttcttattattcctgcaaagggtagatcctaggggggtgaatttggaaggtccaaatttccaacaattggtattagagccactagattctttttgtggggtggagctttggtgtggtagtgtggatacgtacagtctaaggaggttctgtctaggagattagaaattttaaatgtgtccattgtgaccctccaatctttcctgggaactgacttagtgaggtactattcatttctacagtaaattcatcaaaacaatATTAGTAAGTAtgccttcaaatcttgtcaaatttgaggtggagaaatttgatgggagaatcaattttggcttgtggcaagtacaagtcaaggatgtcttgattcaatcaggattacacaaggcattgaaaGGCAGACCAACACCTGaagtcagcactggtactagtgtgactggtgaaaggagcagatctaaaatgagTGATGAAGATTGGGAagatctggatttgagaacagcaagtgcgatacgtctgtgtctggccaaaaatgttcttacaaatgtgcatggaatatctacggcaaaggaactctgggaaaaacttgaagagttgtatcagacgaagggcgtctcaaatcgtgtatacctgaaggagcagtttcatacactgcagatgagtgaaggtacaactatttcagatcatttaagtgttctcaatgacattgttgctgagctAGAAGCTgatggagttaaaattgatgatgaagatcaagccttgagactcatctgATCTCTTCCATcttcctatgagcacatgaaatctattttgatacatgggaaggagaaaataattttttcagaagttaccagtaaaatcttttctgaagagagaagactaagtagtggaagtaatgttccactTGAGAACTTAGCGATGGTAGGAGCTGGAAATGgaaagatgaagaactccatgaagaaaaaagtagtctgctgggagtgtggacaatctgggcacgtcaagaaaaattatcCAAGAGCTGGAGCAAGTTCGGCAAGTGgttccaagtcagtaaatggagatactggtattgatgctaatattgtgtctctctccatggaagatttcaatctttaaaaagagacatgtacatcctcatggcatgccgctaatttccaaagttgccatgatagaggatgtgttaatgttagcgggtccacaaatttgcacacaggcattggtttggcattgatgcagggtgtatggtggaaattcatgtcaatggctgatgaacttccaggaaagccaaacgtggaagttacaccataattttcagcaatgtTGCTTTttgacatgggccgaagtgaaatgcttggaattggtttattctgagtgggtatgcttttatggtgaagcatgatagcagaagctatgaaaatcttcattgagatgaagcttggctgtgggaccagtcaaagtcgcaaggtggagattgttgactttTTGCTTGTTTTAGTCCCACATCGGTGAGATTAATGAGAATAGCAAAATTcatgagttataaataagaggctttgcttcttagtttaagtgcaccagttgaaagcttatctagtaacttttgactttagttaaattcctctattaaccttttgtaaaaggggaagaggtgtaaagttaaagttttactagtggggtagctttgtgggtgtggtgaggagaaaaattatgtgattgtaacaatttttaacatagtgaattttcttctctgggtctggtggtttttctcctgttttggagtttccacgtaaatttcttgtgttgttattatttctctatttttcttattattcctgcaaaggtaGATCCTAGGGAGTGAATTTGGAAGGTCCGAATTCCCAACAATTTCAACATCTGACAAGCCTAATGATTTGAAAAACTCCAACTTTGGCTTAAAAGTCTTGTTAGCATTATAAGTGTACAATGCGGGACGCTTCATTGTCAAAGTTTTTATTTGCTTATCACTAAAACCACGTGCTCTAAAAAACTCAACAACAGTGTATGCATCACTTTCTAGCACAGTTGGGTATTTGCTGAGCATTTTGGCGAGGCTAGCGCCACAAAACCCTAAGGATTTAAACAACTCCATGTTGGGCTTGAGGGTATTGGCTAAATCGGCCGAAAGCAATAATGGACGACTACTAATTAAGTATCTGATGTGATTCTGCTCCAAACCGTGAGTTCTCAACAGATCCAGAACGGAGTTGGGATTCTCTATGTTCTCAATTTTGAGTTTCTTGGAAGCTGAAACGGCCAGTTTCAAGGAGAACCCACATGAGTTTCGGAGGAAGGAGACAGTCAGAGATTTTGGGTCCATGGAAATAGGGAGTTCTGAGATGGGTTTGAGAGGGAAGGTTGAGAACAAGTGGCCATGGCATATTGTTGAAGCTCTGTGCCTTACCCGTTGGGCCAGCTTCACGGAAGTTAAAGGAAgcatttgatttgatttccGAAAAAGATGAATCAATGTTACCTGGATTGAGTTTTGAGATGGAATGAGATGCTATTGAGTTGATTGAAGAAGCATCGGCCTCCTCATTTTCTCCCTGCGCTGTGAATTTTCTGTGCAATAGTGATTTATGCTGGCGGTTCAGCCAAGCAGAGCCCAAAGCCACCTTCTGTTGCACGCATCAATCATTTCACGAGTCCAACACATTGGACCCAAAAGGTTCGACAATTAGCCACGCTTCTTGAACCGCATCAGGGATAAAGGGTCCTCTACAGGATGGATCGGGTGTATCTCAAAGTTTTTAGAaattatagaaagaaaaaaaaattatatatcattcaaaacaaatttatcaatttatttttataggctGTGATTTAGAATAAGTCTTTCTATGTACAAAAATGAaacatcaatttaattttataaaccattttaagtaaaaatgttTCTTCAATAATATCGACAAATTTAtcaatttagttttataaactAACTATGAATAAGAATCTTTCATCATTAATATTGACATGCTGGTATGTTAATTGAATACATGTTATTCATGAAATAGGTTGGATTGGTATTAGCTTGGATACAACAAAATAATTCTATTGGATTTCAGGTACTTATTAGATATAATATGGCTCCAATATTATCTTATTTATTGCTTTTGTATACCATTTATGAAGAGCAAAATTGAGATGATTATTTTGAAAAGTTTTGGGACTTGAACAGAACAAATATGGTAAGGGTGAGGGTATtcatttacaaatattttattctaactaataaaaaaatttattatttctattatctACACTTTTActcatattcatatttgttaAAATAATGTTACCCATCATCTTATGAcgtgatattaaattattaaagactatttattatatttcacttgtagGTTTATCATTTAATACCACATTGAGGGATGTCGAGAGGATAATATGTCGAGAGGATAATGATAAAAATGTATTTGTtatagttaaaatttgaaaagatagttaagttaaaaaaaatatatatatatgacttttaactaaaatttagtgAAAAAACTTACAAGAATGTGAATGCTCCGAGTAAAAGTTGGCACTGAATGGGTTGCGAAGCTTTAGTTTGATCttggaaaaatttgaattgatgGTTATCTGGATTGAATTTTGAGATGAATGTGATACTATTGAGCTCACTGCAACGTGGAAAACACagcagttctctctctctctctcacccgcTTGATCTTTCCTTTGCAGATTCtcaatgatataaaaatataaaatttttgtcgTATGTTTTGCTCtctccaaaataaaaacaatggaGATAAACAGCGAGTAGCATATgcactgcatttttttttttttttttaaattgacatgataagatttgatttgtaagagattttaattttaattttttttctaacaaaTCAAATCTCAATAAAATAAAGTGTGTTTTGCTAACATGCTTCtaaataaaattctcctataggTAAACCATGAAAACGTTCTTTATCCTCCAAACCTCAACATCTTTCcaatgaggaaaaaaattaaataatgtaaatactaataattaaaCAAAGCATTTACGACATGAAAAGATACTTCCCATGCTTCTTTCATATTAGATCTCACAAGAGTACTTCTATATGCAAGCACACGGCGCACCACATGCGGACGAAATCTGACGTGGCAActtaaaataaagaagaataaaaaaaaaaaaaaagacggaaaataagaaaaagtggGAAATGGAAAAGTAGCTTCCTTCAGAAGCTTTTCACCGTTTCATTCGTCTCGTACGTAGTTCTTGCTCGAGAGCTTCCCCAACCAATCACGTATAATTTTCGGTGAATCTTCTCCACCATTTTCAGTGTGACGACCAACCCTCTCAtcagttaattttattttcatctatcTGTCACTTTCTCTATTTTAATCCTCAAGTGGTCTCCATTTTTTTGACAGGTTTGAGGTTTCTCAAGTGGTCTCTGTTCCAGTCTATTTTATACCATTAGAGTACATGGTAATCTCAGAAAGAAAATCTCACGTAGCATTCGAGTTTCAGATGTAAAAATGTGCTTCCCGAAAA
This window harbors:
- the LOC122289312 gene encoding transcription termination factor MTEF1, chloroplastic-like, whose translation is MDPKSLTVSFLRNSCGFSLKLAVSASKKLKIENIENPNSVLDLLRTHGLEQNHIRYLISSRPLLLSADLANTLKPNMELFKSLGFCGASLAKMLSKYPTVLESDAYTVVEFFRARGFSDKQIKTLTMKRPALYTYNANKTFKPKLEFFKSLGFNRFSEIVSDIMNLGFEPNCRQFVLAIGSMALNTKTSWGQKVEAFRSSGMSEDEIYAAFKRQPLCMSCSEKKIKKMMGFFVNKLKMKPSRISKTPILIQFSFEKRIIPRCSVLF